The following are encoded in a window of Limibacter armeniacum genomic DNA:
- a CDS encoding isoaspartyl peptidase/L-asparaginase family protein — translation MENNSRRNFIKKLSVASLAGASIPALSFAMEGKAKGNKPLMVSTWNHGMGANEAGWEILKNGGSALDAVEAGVRVPEGDPMERSVGFGGLPDREGRVTLDACIMDHESQCGAVAFLQDIKHPISVARLVMEKTPHVMLVGKGAKQFALSQGFKEENLLTEQSRKDWEEWKKKSKYQPVINIENHDTIGSLAIDSKGNLAGACTTSGAAYKLHGRVGDSPIIGAGLFVDGEVGAACATGLGEAVIRTAGSAIVVELMRQGLSPKDACEEAVKRIIHKHKDLTNLQVGFLALNKDGVYGGYSVYAGFNWAVVDNKGGNRMEDAEYKKEW, via the coding sequence ATGGAAAACAACAGCAGAAGAAACTTCATAAAAAAATTATCAGTTGCATCACTAGCTGGAGCATCAATTCCAGCACTTTCATTTGCAATGGAAGGAAAAGCAAAAGGCAACAAACCACTTATGGTCTCTACTTGGAATCACGGAATGGGAGCCAACGAAGCAGGATGGGAAATCCTGAAAAATGGTGGATCTGCCTTAGATGCTGTTGAGGCAGGCGTAAGAGTACCAGAAGGCGACCCAATGGAAAGAAGTGTAGGATTTGGTGGATTACCTGACCGTGAAGGTCGTGTAACTTTGGATGCTTGTATCATGGACCACGAGAGCCAATGTGGTGCCGTAGCCTTTCTACAAGACATCAAGCACCCTATATCGGTTGCAAGACTTGTTATGGAGAAAACGCCTCACGTCATGCTTGTTGGAAAAGGAGCCAAGCAGTTTGCCCTTTCTCAAGGATTCAAAGAAGAAAACCTCTTAACTGAGCAGTCAAGAAAAGACTGGGAAGAATGGAAGAAAAAATCAAAATACCAACCTGTTATCAATATCGAAAACCACGATACTATTGGCTCTCTAGCAATTGACTCAAAGGGCAATCTGGCAGGCGCATGTACCACTTCTGGTGCAGCCTACAAGCTTCATGGTAGAGTAGGCGATTCTCCTATTATTGGCGCCGGATTGTTTGTTGATGGTGAAGTGGGAGCTGCCTGTGCTACAGGTTTGGGTGAAGCCGTAATCAGAACTGCTGGCAGTGCCATTGTCGTAGAGTTGATGAGACAAGGCCTATCACCTAAAGACGCTTGTGAGGAAGCTGTAAAGAGAATCATTCATAAACACAAAGACCTCACTAACCTACAGGTTGGCTTCCTTGCGCTCAATAAGGATGGCGTTTATGGTGGCTATAGCGTCTATGCAGGTTTCAACTGGGCAGTTGTTGACAATAAAGGCGGCAACAGAATGGAAGATGCCGAATACAAAAAGGAATGGTAA
- a CDS encoding GH92 family glycosyl hydrolase, producing MKRFSYWVSLLLIGILSGCTNNQPTEEQTNNVQLTSYVNPFVGTDGPGNTYPGATVPYGMVQLSPDNGYSGWDRIAGYFWPDTTIAGFSHLHLSGTGAGDLYDLLFMPFNSRSDRALVENGDRRPASLFSHEEEHAEPGYYQVKLQDFDINAEMTTSRRAGMQRYTFPADNKSQIVLNLGYALNWDWPTETFIKIEDDHTLVGYRKSAGWAANQHVYFVAQFDKPFTYELKEIEEPKEKKKYRKPFKERLIKSAEVKGLRTKAYLTFATPEQTTVQVKVGISSSSIEGAKQNLNTEITDFDFDKVKTNASKAWEDQLEKIIIKSDNHTEKQVFYTAMYQSMLAPTLFSDIDGKYKGADGKIQTAKGFERYDTFSLWDTFRAAHPLYTLIHTDRARDMVASLMAHYRETGLLPVWSFQGNETNMMIGYHAVPVIVDAYTKGILNDFDAEELFQACKASAMNTKNEDIAAYINHGYVPVVEKHEHWSVSKTLEYAYDDWCVAQLAKALNKQEDYKYFSKRAENWQNVYDSTSTFMRPKLADGEFQQPFIPKEYTDPFCESNAWQYFWFVPQNVQGLVETVGGKDKFTAKLDSMFTFDPLPEDKLPIFSTGMIGQYAHGNEPSHHVAYLYNYIGKPHKTQEMVHRILKSQYKPTPDGVCGNEDCGQMSAWFIMSSLGIYPVNPASGVYDLTTPLFSNSEISLGNGHKLTIKTSKPPQDYPYIKSVRLNGKPIQHLQVSHKELAEGGTLEFELTNSIH from the coding sequence ATGAAACGTTTCAGCTATTGGGTTTCACTTCTACTTATAGGAATCCTTTCGGGATGTACCAACAATCAACCAACAGAAGAACAAACAAACAACGTACAACTCACCTCATATGTAAATCCTTTTGTCGGGACCGACGGCCCTGGCAATACTTACCCAGGTGCTACAGTTCCTTACGGGATGGTACAACTAAGCCCTGACAACGGATATTCAGGGTGGGACAGAATTGCTGGATATTTCTGGCCAGACACTACTATTGCCGGATTCAGTCATTTACACCTTTCGGGGACTGGTGCCGGAGACCTTTACGACTTACTTTTCATGCCTTTCAACAGTCGTTCAGACAGGGCATTGGTGGAGAATGGTGACCGAAGACCTGCCTCTCTTTTTTCTCATGAGGAAGAACATGCTGAACCGGGTTACTATCAAGTGAAGTTACAAGACTTTGACATCAATGCTGAAATGACAACCAGCAGAAGAGCCGGCATGCAACGGTACACATTTCCTGCTGATAATAAATCTCAGATTGTCCTTAACCTTGGCTATGCACTCAACTGGGATTGGCCTACAGAAACCTTCATAAAAATAGAAGATGACCATACGCTAGTTGGTTACAGGAAATCAGCTGGGTGGGCAGCCAACCAACATGTATATTTTGTTGCACAGTTCGACAAGCCATTTACCTATGAACTTAAGGAAATTGAAGAGCCTAAAGAAAAGAAGAAATACAGAAAGCCTTTTAAAGAGCGATTGATTAAAAGTGCTGAAGTTAAAGGATTGCGCACGAAAGCATACCTTACTTTTGCCACACCTGAGCAGACCACCGTACAAGTCAAGGTAGGTATCTCCTCGAGTAGCATTGAAGGAGCAAAGCAAAACCTCAACACAGAGATTACTGACTTTGATTTCGACAAAGTCAAAACGAATGCATCCAAGGCATGGGAAGATCAACTGGAAAAAATCATTATCAAGTCTGACAACCATACAGAAAAGCAGGTATTCTATACAGCTATGTACCAAAGTATGTTAGCACCTACGCTTTTCTCTGACATTGATGGTAAATACAAAGGAGCTGATGGCAAGATACAAACAGCAAAAGGTTTTGAACGTTACGATACCTTTTCTCTTTGGGATACTTTCCGTGCCGCTCACCCTTTATATACTTTAATCCACACAGACAGGGCTAGAGACATGGTTGCTTCTTTGATGGCTCATTACCGTGAGACGGGCTTACTCCCTGTTTGGTCATTTCAAGGCAACGAGACCAATATGATGATTGGTTATCATGCTGTCCCTGTCATTGTTGATGCCTACACAAAAGGAATACTCAATGACTTTGACGCTGAAGAGCTTTTTCAAGCATGTAAAGCCAGTGCAATGAATACGAAAAACGAGGATATCGCTGCCTACATCAACCATGGCTATGTACCTGTCGTGGAAAAGCACGAACATTGGTCAGTTTCCAAAACACTTGAATATGCCTATGATGACTGGTGTGTGGCCCAACTGGCAAAAGCACTAAACAAGCAGGAAGATTATAAGTACTTCTCAAAGCGCGCTGAAAACTGGCAAAATGTATATGACAGTACATCTACATTTATGCGACCAAAATTAGCTGATGGAGAATTTCAGCAGCCATTTATTCCTAAAGAGTACACAGACCCTTTCTGTGAAAGCAATGCATGGCAATATTTCTGGTTTGTTCCACAAAATGTACAAGGACTAGTAGAGACAGTTGGAGGTAAAGATAAGTTTACTGCAAAATTAGATTCCATGTTCACATTTGACCCGCTTCCAGAAGACAAATTACCTATCTTCTCAACGGGCATGATTGGACAATATGCACATGGCAACGAGCCAAGTCACCACGTAGCTTACCTGTACAATTACATTGGAAAGCCTCACAAAACTCAGGAAATGGTACACAGGATTCTCAAGTCACAATATAAGCCAACACCTGATGGGGTCTGTGGCAATGAGGATTGTGGACAAATGTCAGCATGGTTTATCATGAGTTCACTGGGCATCTACCCAGTCAACCCAGCATCTGGAGTATACGATCTTACAACTCCACTCTTCAGCAACTCAGAAATTTCATTAGGCAATGGACATAAGCTAACCATCAAAACCTCTAAACCACCACAAGATTACCCTTATATTAAATCTGTAAGGCTAAATGGAAAGCCAATTCAGCATTTGCAGGTTAGCCACAAAGAACTTGCAGAAGGCGGCACACTCGAATTTGAATTAACAAACAGTATCCACTAA
- a CDS encoding M28 family metallopeptidase, whose product MKDKIVIRLTGFPGHSDSLSTGFKLFASYTPKQLRKAKDEAAINNGALAVIEFTPEQDVMSSKWTANAPFRYNRSYYEGDSQLPSFYETKLSSVDQPVNITVAHIGPRAVHNLFKDESIDLKKGEKQAAKTLVPFSQNLNGKKVHLSTSVDSRLMEVKNVLAMIPGKTDEIVVVGAHYDHLGKHGGYIFNGADDNASGSVAVTSIAKAFIASGVQPERSVIFALWTAEEKGLHGSRYFTHHFPKMEKVKMYLNFDMIGRKADWHSKENEVSMIYTKGNTHITSTNQQNLDKYQLDLGIIDGATEKGKAANSDQVNFDAFGVPYFWYHTGGHQHYHQAGDHSNEIMWDKMLRIIKLSYLNIWDFAHNL is encoded by the coding sequence GTGAAAGACAAAATTGTCATTAGGCTTACTGGTTTTCCTGGACATTCAGACTCTCTCTCAACTGGTTTCAAATTGTTCGCTTCTTATACACCAAAACAGCTTCGCAAAGCAAAGGATGAGGCAGCTATTAACAATGGTGCTTTAGCCGTAATTGAATTTACGCCTGAGCAAGATGTCATGTCCAGCAAATGGACTGCAAATGCACCTTTTCGTTATAACCGATCCTATTATGAAGGAGATTCCCAATTACCTTCTTTCTATGAAACCAAGCTATCTTCAGTAGATCAGCCCGTGAATATTACAGTTGCCCATATTGGCCCTAGAGCTGTCCATAACCTTTTTAAAGATGAAAGCATTGACCTTAAAAAAGGCGAAAAACAAGCAGCTAAAACACTTGTTCCATTCTCTCAAAATCTGAATGGAAAAAAGGTACACCTTTCTACCTCTGTTGATTCTCGCCTAATGGAAGTGAAAAATGTATTGGCGATGATTCCTGGCAAAACAGATGAAATTGTGGTTGTTGGTGCGCATTATGACCATTTGGGAAAACATGGTGGATATATTTTCAATGGAGCTGATGACAATGCTTCGGGGTCAGTAGCGGTCACGTCTATTGCGAAAGCATTCATTGCATCAGGAGTACAACCTGAACGCAGTGTGATATTTGCCCTGTGGACAGCAGAAGAAAAAGGGCTACACGGCTCTCGGTATTTCACACACCATTTCCCTAAAATGGAAAAAGTAAAAATGTACCTTAACTTCGATATGATTGGAAGAAAAGCAGATTGGCATAGCAAAGAGAATGAAGTCAGTATGATTTATACAAAAGGCAACACCCATATTACAAGCACCAATCAGCAAAACTTGGATAAGTACCAACTGGATTTGGGCATCATTGATGGTGCTACAGAAAAAGGTAAAGCAGCCAACAGTGATCAAGTAAATTTCGACGCTTTTGGGGTTCCTTATTTTTGGTACCATACAGGAGGGCATCAACACTACCATCAGGCAGGTGACCACTCCAATGAAATCATGTGGGACAAAATGCTACGAATCATTAAACTGAGCTACTTAAACATTTGGGACTTTGCTCACAACCTATAG
- a CDS encoding zinc-binding metallopeptidase family protein yields the protein MKRFFILNLLWCYFTFSLMAQVPKEKGLQAIDINTCQGQLEFLASDWMEGREAGQKGGYMAADYLASMFKVFGLSPAGDSINGTPTYFQTFNVIEYKAAKEQAFEVIHATKTGKSTQKLTYHTDFIIDVSSIGIDVEAPWFLSDMGWTRRNTAITKKSK from the coding sequence ATGAAGAGGTTTTTTATTCTTAACCTATTGTGGTGCTATTTTACTTTTTCATTGATGGCACAAGTTCCCAAAGAAAAAGGGCTACAAGCCATTGACATCAATACTTGTCAAGGACAGCTCGAATTCTTAGCATCCGACTGGATGGAAGGCAGGGAGGCTGGTCAGAAAGGGGGATATATGGCTGCTGATTATCTCGCCAGCATGTTCAAAGTATTTGGATTATCTCCAGCTGGTGATTCTATCAATGGCACTCCTACCTATTTTCAGACATTCAATGTAATCGAATACAAAGCCGCTAAGGAGCAAGCCTTTGAAGTAATACATGCGACAAAAACAGGCAAAAGCACTCAAAAACTCACCTACCATACTGACTTCATTATAGATGTATCAAGTATTGGTATTGATGTAGAAGCACCCTGGTTTTTGTCGGATATGGGCTGGACACGGAGGAATACAGCGATTACCAAAAAATCCAAGTGA
- a CDS encoding SusC/RagA family TonB-linked outer membrane protein, whose translation MDRSRKLLLLLATIFAIASSAFAQERVISGVITDANDNSPLPGASVQIKGTTTGTISDFDGRFQLKIDQSQPTITISYVGYQPKEIVLGENQSNLTIQLEADAEQLDEVVVTALGIKREERSLGYAVSEVSSEDLGVTGTNANVMNSLNGKVAGVQISPVGGGAGASSRVVIRGNAVLGGSNQPLYVVDGVPMSNSNYKNAEDKDNGDVDSGDGLSSINPDDVASVSVLKGPAATALYGSRAINGVVLITTKSGKDRKGLGIDYSGGVTIDMLGITPNEQTQYAHGTQGNLPNDPKQDYSMWGPKITGQSNSNYYDGQERNLQTYDNYKNFFRNGVTFNNSISLTGGNESSQVRFSYSNLNNSGMVENSDYNRHTFNLRGTTKLINEKLTLDSRITYTNQYALNRMELGNSVNNYMGQMLSIPTTYDVTWLKNYESADGRPIGYNNKEMNPYWTINKVRNEDTQNRVLGMLSLNYQLTNELSIMARGGTDFTSWRQDVLQPLYTPYYDQGRAYQRTNLDREDNYDFLISYHKELGDFDISANAGGSYMHQTREYNDAGSSGFSSPTFQNPGAGSERYIEFNKFERVISSVYAMASIGYKGYLFLDVTGRNDWSSTLPANNNSYFYPSVSTSWVFSDMDWDTPDWLSFGKLRASWAQVGSDTDPYSLFVQYELDGQDHKGINVGGIQGNQIPNFELKPAMQTSYEVGFDVRMFNSRVNLDLSYYNSSSVDQILAVDISNGSGFNSALINAGEIKNSGVEMMLNLIPVQSQDFTWEATVNAAYNNNEVISLSEGVEQYMLLPTTGDVSVQARPNSAYGQIIGSKYRRDDAGNIVVDENGLPMKEDGLDIIGNGVQPWMAGLRNTFTYKNVSFGFLIDGKFGGDLYSNTNASLYASGKHEATLVGRDEYYNEGYWNPGGLVTSDGEAFTGSIDPELYYGRISGISEQFIYDASFIKLREVILTYRLPNKLIDKTPFRNVSLSAVANNLTYLWKNTENIDPEATFTNGNGQGIEVSNLALPRTFGFKLNANL comes from the coding sequence ATGGACAGAAGCAGAAAACTGCTGCTGTTACTGGCTACAATCTTTGCTATAGCTAGTTCGGCATTCGCACAAGAGCGTGTCATCAGTGGCGTCATCACCGACGCAAATGACAACTCACCTTTACCTGGCGCTAGTGTACAGATTAAAGGAACTACTACAGGTACTATCTCAGACTTTGACGGTAGGTTTCAATTAAAAATCGACCAGTCACAACCAACCATTACTATCAGCTATGTTGGCTACCAACCAAAAGAAATAGTATTGGGAGAGAACCAAAGTAATCTTACAATCCAACTAGAAGCTGACGCTGAACAGCTAGATGAAGTAGTAGTTACAGCACTAGGCATCAAAAGAGAGGAAAGATCACTTGGTTATGCAGTATCAGAAGTAAGCTCTGAAGATTTGGGGGTTACAGGTACCAATGCCAACGTAATGAACTCACTGAATGGTAAAGTTGCCGGTGTACAGATCTCTCCAGTAGGTGGTGGCGCTGGCGCTTCTTCAAGAGTTGTTATTCGTGGTAATGCAGTCTTAGGAGGCAGCAACCAACCGCTTTATGTGGTAGACGGTGTACCAATGTCCAACAGTAACTACAAGAATGCTGAAGACAAAGATAATGGCGACGTTGACTCTGGTGATGGTCTCTCTTCTATCAACCCTGATGATGTTGCCTCAGTATCAGTACTGAAAGGCCCTGCTGCTACAGCACTTTACGGCTCAAGAGCAATTAACGGTGTTGTCTTAATTACAACTAAGTCTGGTAAGGACAGAAAAGGATTGGGTATTGACTATTCTGGTGGGGTTACAATAGATATGTTAGGTATTACTCCAAATGAACAAACTCAATATGCACATGGTACTCAAGGAAACCTTCCTAATGACCCTAAGCAAGATTACAGTATGTGGGGACCAAAAATCACTGGTCAAAGCAACAGTAATTATTACGATGGACAGGAGCGCAACCTACAAACTTATGACAACTACAAAAACTTCTTTAGAAATGGTGTAACATTCAACAACAGCATTTCCTTAACTGGAGGTAACGAGTCTTCACAAGTTCGCTTTTCCTACTCTAACCTGAACAACTCAGGTATGGTTGAGAACTCTGACTACAACCGTCACACATTCAACCTACGTGGTACTACTAAGTTAATCAATGAGAAACTAACTCTAGATTCTCGTATCACTTATACGAATCAGTACGCGCTTAACCGTATGGAATTGGGTAACTCAGTAAACAACTACATGGGACAAATGCTCTCAATTCCGACTACATATGATGTAACTTGGTTAAAGAATTATGAAAGTGCAGATGGCAGACCTATTGGATATAACAATAAGGAAATGAACCCTTACTGGACGATCAATAAGGTGAGAAATGAAGATACTCAAAACCGTGTTCTTGGTATGTTATCCCTTAACTACCAATTGACTAACGAACTATCAATCATGGCTAGAGGTGGTACTGACTTCACTTCATGGAGACAAGATGTACTACAACCTCTTTACACTCCTTACTATGACCAAGGCAGAGCATACCAAAGAACAAACCTTGATCGTGAAGACAACTATGACTTCCTAATCAGTTACCACAAAGAGCTTGGCGACTTTGATATCTCTGCCAACGCAGGTGGTAGCTATATGCACCAAACTAGAGAATACAATGATGCAGGTTCATCAGGGTTCTCTTCTCCAACATTCCAAAACCCTGGTGCAGGTAGTGAGCGATATATCGAGTTTAACAAATTTGAGCGCGTAATCAGCTCAGTATATGCAATGGCTTCAATTGGTTACAAAGGCTACTTATTCCTAGATGTAACAGGAAGAAATGACTGGTCTTCTACGCTGCCTGCAAATAATAACTCTTACTTCTACCCTTCAGTAAGTACTAGCTGGGTATTCTCAGATATGGATTGGGACACACCTGACTGGTTATCATTCGGTAAACTGAGAGCTTCATGGGCACAAGTAGGATCTGACACAGACCCTTATAGCTTATTTGTTCAATATGAACTTGATGGACAGGATCATAAGGGTATAAATGTAGGTGGTATTCAAGGTAACCAAATCCCTAACTTTGAACTTAAGCCTGCCATGCAAACTTCTTATGAAGTCGGTTTTGATGTACGTATGTTTAACAGCCGTGTAAACCTTGACCTGTCATATTACAACTCTTCTTCTGTTGACCAGATCCTTGCGGTGGATATTTCTAATGGGTCAGGATTCAACTCAGCATTGATCAATGCAGGTGAAATCAAAAACAGTGGTGTAGAGATGATGTTAAACCTTATCCCTGTACAATCTCAAGACTTTACTTGGGAAGCTACTGTAAACGCTGCATACAACAACAACGAAGTAATCTCACTTTCAGAAGGTGTAGAGCAATACATGTTGCTTCCTACAACTGGTGATGTTTCGGTGCAAGCTCGTCCAAATTCAGCCTACGGCCAAATTATTGGCTCAAAATACAGAAGAGATGATGCAGGCAACATTGTAGTAGATGAAAACGGTTTACCAATGAAAGAAGATGGACTTGATATCATTGGTAATGGTGTCCAACCTTGGATGGCTGGTTTGAGAAATACATTTACATACAAAAATGTTTCATTCGGATTCCTAATTGACGGCAAGTTTGGTGGTGATCTTTATTCAAACACTAACGCAAGTCTCTATGCATCTGGAAAGCACGAAGCAACATTGGTTGGTCGAGATGAATACTACAACGAAGGATACTGGAACCCAGGAGGCTTGGTTACATCTGACGGCGAGGCATTCACTGGAAGCATCGACCCTGAGTTATACTATGGCAGAATATCAGGCATCAGTGAGCAGTTTATTTACGATGCTTCATTCATCAAGCTTCGTGAAGTGATACTAACATATCGTTTACCAAACAAACTGATTGATAAAACACCATTCCGTAATGTTTCATTGTCAGCGGTTGCAAACAACTTGACATACCTGTGGAAAAACACTGAGAACATTGACCCTGAGGCAACTTTCACCAATGGTAACGGTCAAGGTATCGAGGTTTCAAACCTTGCACTTCCAAGAACATTCGGATTTAAGCTTAATGCGAACCTGTAA